The segment CCTGCAGCGCGGTCTTCTCGCGCGTGATCTGTTCGGCCGCCTTACGTTCTGCGGCGGCGCCTTCCGAATCGCCCAGTTGTTCCAGGACGGCGGCCAGCGTGGTGTGCGCGCCGGCAAAATCCGGCTGCAGGCGCAGCGCTTCGCGAAGCGAGGCTGCGGCGTCCGGCAGGTTGCCCAACTGTTTCAAAACCGTACCCAGCGTGTAGTGAGCCTCGGCATACTGCGGCGTGATGGCAAGTGCCGCACGCAGTTCGTTGGCCGCCTCAGGGAAAAGGCCCTGCTGCCAGTACGTGACGCCCAGCGTGTAGTGCGCGTCCGCGAGTTGAGGGTCGAGTTCGATGGCGGTGCGGAATTCCGCGATCGCCTCCGGGAGCTGGTCCTTCAGTTTCAGCGCCAAGCCCAGGTTGTAATGCAGTGCGGCCATCCGGGGAGCAAGCTGGAGCGCACCCCGCAGCTCCGTAATGGCAGAATCGAAGTCGGCTTTCTGAAGGTATGCGATGCCCAGATTTCCGCGGAAGCTGGCGTCGGCCGGACTCATGCTCATGGCGATGCGGAATTGCTCGATGGCCGAATTGGCGTCCCCGCGCTGCAAAAGCGCCAAACCCAGGTTGTTGGGGATCTCGGGATTGGCCGGGTCGAGCTCTCGCGCGCGCCGGAAGGCGGTGATCGCCTCCTCCGGCTCGCCCGTGCGTTGCAGGAGCAACCCCAGCCGGTTGTGAGCCAGGGCATAGTCGGGCTTGAGCTCAACCGCCCGGCGAAGCTCCTCAATCGCCCGTTCCCGCTGCCCTTTGCGTTCCAGGACCAGAGCAAGGTAATAGCGAGGCTCCGCATGTTGGGGATTCAGCTCTGTGGCGCTCTGAAACGACGTCAGGGCGGAGTCGATGTCTCCCAGACGCCAGCGGGCGACGCCGAGATGGAAGTGCGCCTGGGCGAAACGGGGATCCAGGCGAACGGCTTCCGCGAATTGCTCGGTGGCCTGCTGCATGCGCTGGTCCTGGGCGAGGGCGGAACCGTAATCGTCGTGCAGGTCGGCACGGCCCGGCGCCAGCTCAACCGCGCGCCCAAGTTCGGCAATGCCCTCCGGGAGTTTTCCCTGGCTGACCAACAAGCGCGCCAGAGCCCGGTGCGACTCGGGATCGGAGGAATCCAGTTCGACGGCGTGCCGCAGTTGCGTGAGAGCCTCGTCCTGCTGTCCTGATCCGGAGAGCGCTTCGCCCAGGTTGCGCCGGGCCGCGGCAAAATCGGGCCGCAAGCTCACCGCCCGCCGCAGGTGCGGGACCGCTTGTTCGTAAAGGCCCTGAACCAGCAGCGCCCAGCCTAATCCGTTATGGGCCTCCGGACTACGCGGGTCCAGCCGTACGGCATCCTGAAAGGCTCGGGCGGCTGCGTCGAAGTCGCGCTGTTCGATCGCTGCCTGGGCCCTCTTGTAGGCGGCGGCCAACCGCGGATGCGGGCGGGCGTCGGAAGTGTGGGCCGGAAAACACGTAGCCGCGAGAATCAGCGCGAGCAGGCAAACAGCTCGCCGCGGGCCGCAAGCACGCGACACCATCCAGATGGTCCGAAACCCCATAACAGCTTTGTTGGTCGCCTCTGCAGAAAGCATGTCACAATTCTGTTCTTGCAGGGAATCTGCATCGCATCGCCGTCAACTCGGAGACAGCCATCCTGGATACGCGAGTCCCTTCTCCGCTTCGCATTGCTCTGGTCATCGTCTCGCTTTTGACGGGCACGGTGTCCGGCCAGCGGCAACCCGGCCCGGCGACCAAGGAAGAGCCTGTCGCACACTTCGTAGACTTCGGGCAACAGGCGGGGCTGGACATGCAGATCATCTACGGCGGCAAAGACACCAAGAAATACATCATCGAGACCACCGGTACGGGTGTCGCACTGCTGGACTACGACAACGACGGCTGGCTGGATATCTTCTTCGTGAACGGCCGGACCCTGGAAGGGACTGGCCCGCAGAGCGCGCCCTCGAACCGGCTGTACCGCAACCTCCGTAACGGGAAGTTCGCCGAGGTGACGAATGCGGCCGGCCTGGAAGCTGCCGGCTGGGGCCAGGGAGCCTGCGCGGGCGACTACGACAACGATGGGTGGCAAGACCTCTACGTCACGTACTACGGACAGAATCGCCTCTACCACAACCGTGGAGGCGTTTTCGAAGAAGTGAGCGAAAAAGCCGGTGTGGCAGGCACGAGCAGCCAGTGGGGAACCGGCTGTGCCTTCCTCGACTACGACCGGGACGGCCGCCTGGACCTGATCGTGGCGCGATATGTGTATTTCGATCTCGCCACCGCACCCGTCCCCGGCCAGACCGCCAACTGCGTGTGGAAGAGCATTCCAGTGATGTGCGGACCGAGGGGCCTGAAGAAGGACAGCAACGTCCTCTATCGCAATCGCGGCGACGGAACGTTCGAGGACGTGACCGCCCGCAGCGGCATCAACAAGACACCGGGCCATTACTGTTTCAGTGTCTCGACACTCGACTATGACGACGACGGCTGGACGGACATTTATATCGCCTGCGACAGCACGCCCAGCATTCTCTACCGCAACCAGGGCGATGGCACCTTCACCGACGTGGCGGTCATCGCCGGGGCCGCATACAACGAAGACGGGCACGCGCAGGCGGGCATGGGCTCGACGGTAGCCGATTACAACGGAGACGGTCACCTCGACCTGTTCAAGACCAACTTCTCCGACGATACCTCGACCCTGTATCGCAACAACGGGAACGGCACCTTCAACGACGTCACCTACGCCGCAGGTCTGGGCCTGAACACGCAATACCTGGGCTGGGGCACCATGTTCTTCGATTTTGACAACGACAGCTGGCCCGACCTGCTGCTGGTGAATGGGCACGTTTATCCGGAGGTGGATACGTACAACCTGGGCAGTTCCTACGCGGAGCCCAAGCTGCTTTATCACAACCAGGGAAACGGAACGTTTCGCGATATTTCGCGCCATGCGGGACCGGGAATCAACACGCCCAGTTCCGCGCGCGGCCTGGCCATGGGAGACCTGTGGAACGACGGCCGGATGTCCGCCGTCATCAGCAACATGCACGGCAAGCCCAGCCTGCTGGTGAATGAGGCCCGGTCAAGCAATCACTGGGTTGCGTTCAAGCTGGTGGGGAGCCAATCGAACCGGGATGGAATCGGCGCCCGGCTGACGCTCAAGGCGGGCACGCGGCAGTTGGTGGACGAGGTGCGCAGCGGGTCCAGCTACAACTCCAGCAACGACCAGCGGGTGCACTTCGGCTTGGGCCCGGCCACACGCGTGGATTGGCTGGAAGTTCGCTGGCCCAGCGGTCTGCGCGAGCGATTCGAGGGCCTGGCTGTGGACACGGTCCACATTCTGAAAGAAGCGACCGGCAAACCTGTTGACTCGGCTGAAACGAAACCACCGGCGCCCACGGTTCCGCGCCAAAAACCTTAGCGCGGCGGCTCCGCGTTCTTCGGAGGGGGGAACTTCATCGTACGAATGACGCCTTCGCCTTCCTTCACGTAGACAAGCTGGTTGACGGCGAGGTCCTTGAGCGTCTCCACCCTGCCGCTGGGCCAGGTGATTTCGAGCAGGTCCACCTTCGGCGCGGGGCCCAGGCCGAAGTGCACCCGCAGATCGTTCTGCGAAAAGTAGCTTCC is part of the Terriglobales bacterium genome and harbors:
- a CDS encoding tetratricopeptide repeat protein → MLSAEATNKAVMGFRTIWMVSRACGPRRAVCLLALILAATCFPAHTSDARPHPRLAAAYKRAQAAIEQRDFDAAARAFQDAVRLDPRSPEAHNGLGWALLVQGLYEQAVPHLRRAVSLRPDFAAARRNLGEALSGSGQQDEALTQLRHAVELDSSDPESHRALARLLVSQGKLPEGIAELGRAVELAPGRADLHDDYGSALAQDQRMQQATEQFAEAVRLDPRFAQAHFHLGVARWRLGDIDSALTSFQSATELNPQHAEPRYYLALVLERKGQRERAIEELRRAVELKPDYALAHNRLGLLLQRTGEPEEAITAFRRARELDPANPEIPNNLGLALLQRGDANSAIEQFRIAMSMSPADASFRGNLGIAYLQKADFDSAITELRGALQLAPRMAALHYNLGLALKLKDQLPEAIAEFRTAIELDPQLADAHYTLGVTYWQQGLFPEAANELRAALAITPQYAEAHYTLGTVLKQLGNLPDAAASLREALRLQPDFAGAHTTLAAVLEQLGDSEGAAAERKAAEQITREKTALQAATFATNSGLRMLNAGDLDGAIGQFQSAIKAAPEYAPAYYHLGQALQRKGQKAEAQTAFQRAAELDPKLEAPAH
- a CDS encoding CRTAC1 family protein, with amino-acid sequence MTGTVSGQRQPGPATKEEPVAHFVDFGQQAGLDMQIIYGGKDTKKYIIETTGTGVALLDYDNDGWLDIFFVNGRTLEGTGPQSAPSNRLYRNLRNGKFAEVTNAAGLEAAGWGQGACAGDYDNDGWQDLYVTYYGQNRLYHNRGGVFEEVSEKAGVAGTSSQWGTGCAFLDYDRDGRLDLIVARYVYFDLATAPVPGQTANCVWKSIPVMCGPRGLKKDSNVLYRNRGDGTFEDVTARSGINKTPGHYCFSVSTLDYDDDGWTDIYIACDSTPSILYRNQGDGTFTDVAVIAGAAYNEDGHAQAGMGSTVADYNGDGHLDLFKTNFSDDTSTLYRNNGNGTFNDVTYAAGLGLNTQYLGWGTMFFDFDNDSWPDLLLVNGHVYPEVDTYNLGSSYAEPKLLYHNQGNGTFRDISRHAGPGINTPSSARGLAMGDLWNDGRMSAVISNMHGKPSLLVNEARSSNHWVAFKLVGSQSNRDGIGARLTLKAGTRQLVDEVRSGSSYNSSNDQRVHFGLGPATRVDWLEVRWPSGLRERFEGLAVDTVHILKEATGKPVDSAETKPPAPTVPRQKP